DNA from Lacibacter sp. H375:
AGAGAACGAAGAAGCTACCGGCCATGCACAGGTGCAGCTGCCCTTCCCTGTTGATGCAGCCGAAGATCTATTGCATTGGTGCATGAAAACAGGCATGAGCATTAGTGAAATAGTGATGGAAAATGAAAATGCATGGCGCAGTGAAGAAGAAACTAAACAAGGCGTACTAAATATCTGGCGTGTAATGCAGGAGTGTATGTACAAAGGTTGCCATACAGAAGGATATTTACCCGGCGGTTTGAATGTTAAAAGACGAGGTGCTGGGTTGAATAAAAAATTATTACAACAAAAGCCATATTCTAATTTCCAGGAGTGGACAGGTGCCATACGCAACGGCGGAAATGATTTTAAATATACCCTCGATTGGGTAAGTTGTTTTGCTTTGGCCGTGAATGAAGAGAACGCATCGTTCGGCAGGGTAGTAACTGCACCAACCAATGGAGCTGCGGGTGTTATACCTGCTGTGTTGATGTATTATGTTTGTTTTTGCGATGGTGCTGATGAAGAAAAGATCATTCGCTTCTTATTAACGGCTTCTGAAGTGGGCAGCATCTTTAAAAAAGGCTCAACTATTTCTGCAGCCATGGGTGGTTGTCAGGCCGAGATCGGCGTATCCAGCGCAATGGCTGCTGCTGCACTAACTGAATGTATGGGTGGCACACAGCGACAGGTATTAATGGCTGCAGAAATTGCAATGGAACATCATCTTGGTTTAACCTGCGATCCTATTGCCGGCCTTGTGCAGGTGCCATGTATTGAACGTAATACAATGGGCGCCATCAAAGCCATCACTGCCTCTCAGCTTGCCTTACAAAGCACACCCGATTATGCTAAGGTTTCATTAGATGGCGTGGTAAAAACCATGTGGGATACCGCCAAGGATATGAATCACAAATACAAAGAAACTGCCGAAGGTGGGTTGGCCATCAATATCCCCCTTTCTCTAAGTGAGTGTTGATTACCGTTAGTTGTTAAAAAAAACAAAATCAGCAAACAATTATTAAGAAATGCTGTTCTTTTGCAAACGATTTAAAAACCTGTTCAAAAGAGCGGTTTAAAATCAATAACTTTCTTTAACATAACGGTCTAAATAATGGCAAACAACCAGGCAGCGAAAGACCTGAAACGTCCGCTGCAACGCTTACTACAGGTATTAAACCTGGAGCGCAAGGAGATAGGTGCAATTTATTTTTATGCAATTCTTGCAGGGGTGTTGCAGCTTGCTATGCCATTGGGTATACAAGCCATTATCAATTTTGTACTCGCCGGCCGTTTATCAACTTCTATCATAGTCTTAATTATTCTTGTTGTTATCAGTGTGTTTCTTACAGGTTTGCTCCAGGTAAACCAAATGAAGATCATTGAGAAAATTCAGCAACGGATATTCACCCGTTATTCATTTGAATTTGCATGGCGTATTCCCCGGCTCGATCTTAAAAAGATCGATCAGTATTATTTACCTGAGTTTGTAAACCGTTTTTTCGATACCGTTAATTTAGAAAAAAGCTTAAGCCGTTTGCTGCTCGATATTCCTGCTGCATTAATACAGGTATTGTTTGGTTTGATCCTGCTTTCGTTGTATGCAAATGTTTTCATCATCTTCAGCTTATTGGTGGTATTGATCCTTGTTGTTATTATTCGGGTAACGTATGCAAGAGGTTTATCAACCAGCCTCGATGAAAGCGAATACAAATATGAAGTTGCCGGCTGGCTCCAGGAAATAGCACGTGTACTGAAATCGTTCCAGTTTTCCCGTGGCTCGTCATTACCCATTGATAAAACTGATGCGTTGGTAACTAAATATCTTCATGCACGTACCAGCCATTTCCGTATTCTGCTGATGCAATACTGGACGTTGATCGGGTTTAAAATTCTGATCACTGCAGGTATGTTGATTGTTGGTGCAGTATTGCTTGTGGGTAATGAAATAAATGTAGGTCAGTTTGCGGCGGCGGAAATTGTGATCCTGTTGGTACTTGCGTCGGTGGAAAAACTGATCAGGAGTCTTGATAAGGTTTATGATATACTCACCAGTGTAGAAAAACTGGGAAAGGTTATAGATAAGCCATTAGAATCTGAAGGAACATTACAACCGGATCCTTCTGCAAACGGATTGTCAATTACTGTAAACGATCTGCATTTCAGTTATAACGATCAAACATCTATCCTGCATCAACTTTCATTCAACGTAAAACAGGGCGAGAAAGTTTGTATCAATGGCGGGGATGGTTCCGGTAAATCCACACTCTTGAAATTGCTAACAGGAGCTTATGCAGACTTTGGAGGAAGCATTCTCATAAACGATATTCCTATCGGCAACTATAATCCTGCATTGCTGCGTGCAGAAACAGGTATCCTGTTTCATCAGCAGGATATCTTCGAGGGTAGTTTGTATGAAAATATTGCGCTGGGCGATACAACAGTAACAATTCCCCAAATAACATCACTTGCAACACAGCTTGGTATCAGTGATTTTATTTCATCACTCAAAAACGGATTCGATACACAAATCGATGCTGCAGGAAAGCGATTGTCCAGTGCCGTTATACGAAAGGTATTGCTTCTCCGTGCGTTGGTATCGCATCCAAAATTACTCTTACTTGAAGAACCATGGTTTGGCTTTGATGCAGACTGCCGTGAAAAAGTGCAGCAATATCTTCTGCAGCAAATACCCGGCACAACTGTATTGGTAATTTCAAACGATGAAGCTTTTGCCCGTAAATGTGATCGTGTTTTATATATGCAGGACGGACGCATTGTAAAAGAAGAGCAACCAACTGTAAACCCTTAAACTAAACCACATGTCGTTTCAATTACTTACTCCCGATATACAGGAAAAAACAGGTAAGCCGCTTCGTTCGTTCAATGAAATTTACCGGCAACACAAATCCAGTAAAATACGGCGTTACTTTTTTATCATTATTTGCATTACCATTATTATACTTTTTTTACCGTGGACACAAAACATCCGCAGTAACGGCACCGTAACAACGCTTCGCCAGGAGCAACGGCCACAACAGGTGAACAATATTATTGCCGGTCGTATCGTAAAATGGTGGGTGAAAGAAGGCGACTTTGTGAAGAGGGGCGATACCATTGTACAGTTGGCAGAAATAAAAGATGATTACCTCGATCCGAATTTATTACAGCGCACCGAACAGCAATTGAGCGCAGAAAAAATGACGATCGATTATTATGAAGGCAAAGTAAATACTACCGGTCAACAAATTGAAGCACTGGAAAACGAACGGGAATTAAAGTTAAGTTCAATCGATAATAAACTCATACAGACAAAAAGGAAAGTGCAGAGTGACAGTATGAAAGTGAATGCAGCAATGAATGAAATGAATGTAGCTGATCGCCAACTCGAAGGCGCTGTGAAAATGTATGAACAGGGTGTAATTCCGTTGACTGAATTTGAACGAAGGAAAGTGTTGCATCAGAATGTGAATGCAAAAATGATTGGTGCGCAAAACGATTTCAACAATAGCAAACAGGATTTACTAATACTGCAATTGGAACGTAATGCAGCCATTCAGGAATATGCAGAGAAGATTGCAAAAGCATCTGGAGATCGTTTTCAATCGCAATCACAAATTGCAACAGGGCAGGGTAAAGTAGCCAAGCTGCAAAATCAATATGATAATTACAGGATACGTAACGGACAATATTTTGTGTTGGCTCCGCAAGATGGGCAAGTGATAAAGGCAATGAAAGCCGGTATCAATGAAATGCTGAAAGAAGGCGACATGATAGTTGAAGTTGTACCGAAGCAATATCAACTCGCAGTTGAAGTTTGGGTAAAGCCAATGGATCTGCAACTGTTGAACATTGGTCAGAAAACACGTTTTATGTTCGATGGATTTCCTGCAATTGTTTTCAGTGGATGGCCGCAGGCATCGTATGGAACTTATGCCGGTGAAATTGTAGCGATCGAATCGAACCTCAGCAGCAATGGCATGTTTCGTGTATTGGTTGCCGAAGATAAGAACGAACGGCCATGGCCAATGAATATGAAACTCGGCACAGGGGCTGTAAATTTTACATTGCTGAAAGATGTATCGGTGTGGTATGAATTGTGGCGGCAAATCAATGGTTTTCCTCCTGACTATTACCGTCCGCAAACTACTGCAAACGGGAAAGAGGAAAAAGAAAAAAAATAAGTAATGACAAACAGCCCGACATACATGATGAAGAAAGGAATTTTGAGTTTACTACTGCTCGGTGTAGTGATGAGTAAAGCCTTGTATGCACAGGATACAGTACGTGTGTTGGCAGAAGATGAATTTATTGCGATTGTAAAACAACATCATCCTGTTGCAAAGCAAGCCGGTTTATTAGTTGATGCTGCAAGGGCACAATTGCTTTCCATCCGTGGAAATTTTGATCCTGTTGTTTTTTTGAACAATGATCAGAAAACATTTGATGGTAAGAACTATTATAATTATACCAATGCAGAGTTAGGAATTCCTACATGGTTTGGTGTGGAATTGTATGCGGGGCTTGAAAATAATTTTGGTGATTTTATTAATCCTGAAGTATCAGCAAGCCGAACCAGTTATGCAGGCATCAGTTTGCCGTTGTTAAAAGATCTGGTATTGGATAAACGTCGTGCAGCATTGCAACAGGGAAAACTTTTCACACAACAATCGGAATTTGAACGGCGTACTGTTATTAACGATTTGTTGTTTGATGCATACAAAGCTTATTGGAGCTGGGCAAGAGATTATCAATTGCTGACGGTACTTGATACAACGATCTCTTTGAATGAAGCAAGATATGAACTGGTGCGCATTTCATATCAACAGGGCGACCGTGCGGCAGTTGATACCACCGAAGCACTGGCGCAGTTGCAGAACTTTCAACAGCAGCGTGAAGAAGCGTGGTTGAAGTTCAGAAAGTCAACATTGGAACTGTCAACATTTTTATGGCTGCAGGGAAACAAGCCGGTGTATTTAAGCGAACGTGTGATACCTGATACTGTATGGACCGCCCAATCATTCACGAACTTTAAAGTTGACCAACTCAGTGACTGGCTCACACAAACAGTTACCAATCATCCGAAGCTGCAACAGATCGATTTTAAATTACAATCGCTGGAAGTTGAACGCAGACTTAAGTTTCAGAATCTGTTGCCCAAGCTTGATCTGAAATATAATTTTCTGCAAAAAGGACATAATGTGTCGAATGCTTTCAATGTTAATTTCTTTGAGAATAATTACAAGTTTGGTTTGAATGCAGTTATTCCTATTCCTAACCGTAGCGGCATTGGTGATTACCGTGCAGCACGAATTAAAATTAAATCAACTGAACTTGATCGCAGCTTTACAGAACTGAATCTGGAAAACAAAGTCCGTTTTCATTATAACGAAGTGCTGAACCTGCAAAAGCAGATCAGCATTTACGAAAACGCCTATCGCAATTATGTACGACTGTTTGAAGCGGAACAACTGAAATTTTCATTGGGCGAAACAACCTTGTTCTTGCTCAACTCACGTGAAACAAAAGTGCTGGAAGCCAAACAGAAATTACTTGAACTGAAAGTAAAGTTTTACCAATCATTTGCAGCATTGAACTGGTCTACGGGTGGCTTGCAGTAACACGCTCCGTCAGACGGAATACTTCTTTCACTGTATTATTGTATTTCTTACTTCATCTCCTCAAAATACTTCATCACCGCTTCTTCTGTTTGCTGTTGAAGAATTGTATCAGCTGTAAACAGTTTGTTACGTAATGAACGGTAGAGTTGTACAGACTGATCTAATGCAGCAAGCAATGATTCTTTGTTATTCACTGCTAATGTTTGTTGCAATTGCTTGAAATCTTCTGCTGCAATTGTTGTTTCCACTTTACGTACACCTCTTGGTAAATTGTTATTCTTAATGTGCAGTAATGGTCCAAATACAACCATGCGCAGGAACGCAAGAAAATCATGTGCTTCCATGTATTCACCACGACCGATCTTCAGCAAGGCATAATGCACCCATGTCCAGAAGCGATCTTCGACCCATTGATGATCGGGGTGAGGAAATTGATACGAAGTTGAATCAATGATCTGCTGTAAACTTTCTGTTCGGTCGAACAGCAGCACCGGATTTTCTACTCTTGTTTTTAATTCCTCAGCTGTAATAAATTTAATATCTACATGTAGCAGCGGGTTGTTGTATAAACAAATGAGTAAGCGTGGTTCACCCACATGCTCACCGGTAAATCCATTCAACAGGTTGCCGAACTTACTTGCATAAGCCATCATCTTTGCTTTATCGCTGTCCACTTTTTCAGTAGTGATGAGTATAAGATCAAGATCAGAAAATTCATCTAGCTCCTGTGTAAGCCAGGAGCCTGCTACAGCTAATCCTTCGATGGAAGGATCGTCTTCTGCAATGATGGCTGCATGTGCAGCGAATGCCTGTTGAAGCATGTGTGATGATTGAGAGTGAAGCTACTTAAACTCTTCAGTAAATGTGTCATCCCATTTAAAAGCATTAACAATCCACCCGTTTTTATTTTTGTAGTATGTAAAAAGGACTCGAATTGCTGTATTATCATATCGAATTAAGAAGGTTTCTCTTATAGCGAAGTCTAAAATAACTTCATTCTTTATTTTAACGTAGTTAATTGGATTGCCAAATCTGTCACTTATTAGGTTGAGATATTTTATAGTTTTTTCTTCAAACGAAGAGACTTCATTTTCGGGTATTGGCCAGAATTTTTTAAGCTCATTCGTTGCTTCTGATATTTTTTGCTCAAAAAAAAGTTTGGTAATTTTTTCGGAGAAAGATTTAGTTTCTGAAACACTTATTAAGTAATCTGATTGAGCGTTTGCGAAGAATGTAAGCAGCATTAATCCTGTGATCGTGAATAGTTTTTTCATATTGCTTCGAATTTATAATTTGTTTTTAGCGCACCAATTTTATTTCTTCCCAAACCCCTTTTTAAAAAACAATAAATGATAATCAACCGCACTGCCCCAATAAGCTCCGTTATGTGCACCGGGGCGTTCGGTATAATCATGATCAATTTTCAAGGTCATCAATTTTTGATGCAGGTTGCGATTCACTTCTAAAAAGAAATCACCCAAACCACAATCAATGATCAGTTTCAATTCACCATTCTTCAACGTTTCTATTTGATTGATCAATGTATACGTATCCCAGTTTTCTTTGTTCGTATTAATATCGCCCAACACCTGTTTGATCTGCCAGTTGTTTGGGAATGGACGAATATCCACTCCGCCAGCCATTGAACCTGCCTGTGA
Protein-coding regions in this window:
- a CDS encoding L-serine ammonia-lyase — encoded protein: MSYEPISVFDMFKIGVGPSSSHTLGPWRAAQRFVQSIQTIQPLEKVETVRVLLYGSLAKTGKGHGTDVAIQLGLCGEDPVTFDVNAIDARIKDIADMNELLLGGKHEVAFDPREDIDFLMTESLPFHPNAVTFLASFKDDTSIAETWYSIGGGFVVKENEEATGHAQVQLPFPVDAAEDLLHWCMKTGMSISEIVMENENAWRSEEETKQGVLNIWRVMQECMYKGCHTEGYLPGGLNVKRRGAGLNKKLLQQKPYSNFQEWTGAIRNGGNDFKYTLDWVSCFALAVNEENASFGRVVTAPTNGAAGVIPAVLMYYVCFCDGADEEKIIRFLLTASEVGSIFKKGSTISAAMGGCQAEIGVSSAMAAAALTECMGGTQRQVLMAAEIAMEHHLGLTCDPIAGLVQVPCIERNTMGAIKAITASQLALQSTPDYAKVSLDGVVKTMWDTAKDMNHKYKETAEGGLAINIPLSLSEC
- a CDS encoding HlyD family secretion protein; its protein translation is MSFQLLTPDIQEKTGKPLRSFNEIYRQHKSSKIRRYFFIIICITIIILFLPWTQNIRSNGTVTTLRQEQRPQQVNNIIAGRIVKWWVKEGDFVKRGDTIVQLAEIKDDYLDPNLLQRTEQQLSAEKMTIDYYEGKVNTTGQQIEALENERELKLSSIDNKLIQTKRKVQSDSMKVNAAMNEMNVADRQLEGAVKMYEQGVIPLTEFERRKVLHQNVNAKMIGAQNDFNNSKQDLLILQLERNAAIQEYAEKIAKASGDRFQSQSQIATGQGKVAKLQNQYDNYRIRNGQYFVLAPQDGQVIKAMKAGINEMLKEGDMIVEVVPKQYQLAVEVWVKPMDLQLLNIGQKTRFMFDGFPAIVFSGWPQASYGTYAGEIVAIESNLSSNGMFRVLVAEDKNERPWPMNMKLGTGAVNFTLLKDVSVWYELWRQINGFPPDYYRPQTTANGKEEKEKK
- a CDS encoding aminoglycoside 6-adenylyltransferase, whose protein sequence is MLQQAFAAHAAIIAEDDPSIEGLAVAGSWLTQELDEFSDLDLILITTEKVDSDKAKMMAYASKFGNLLNGFTGEHVGEPRLLICLYNNPLLHVDIKFITAEELKTRVENPVLLFDRTESLQQIIDSTSYQFPHPDHQWVEDRFWTWVHYALLKIGRGEYMEAHDFLAFLRMVVFGPLLHIKNNNLPRGVRKVETTIAAEDFKQLQQTLAVNNKESLLAALDQSVQLYRSLRNKLFTADTILQQQTEEAVMKYFEEMK
- a CDS encoding TolC family protein, coding for MTNSPTYMMKKGILSLLLLGVVMSKALYAQDTVRVLAEDEFIAIVKQHHPVAKQAGLLVDAARAQLLSIRGNFDPVVFLNNDQKTFDGKNYYNYTNAELGIPTWFGVELYAGLENNFGDFINPEVSASRTSYAGISLPLLKDLVLDKRRAALQQGKLFTQQSEFERRTVINDLLFDAYKAYWSWARDYQLLTVLDTTISLNEARYELVRISYQQGDRAAVDTTEALAQLQNFQQQREEAWLKFRKSTLELSTFLWLQGNKPVYLSERVIPDTVWTAQSFTNFKVDQLSDWLTQTVTNHPKLQQIDFKLQSLEVERRLKFQNLLPKLDLKYNFLQKGHNVSNAFNVNFFENNYKFGLNAVIPIPNRSGIGDYRAARIKIKSTELDRSFTELNLENKVRFHYNEVLNLQKQISIYENAYRNYVRLFEAEQLKFSLGETTLFLLNSRETKVLEAKQKLLELKVKFYQSFAALNWSTGGLQ
- a CDS encoding peptidase domain-containing ABC transporter, which codes for MANNQAAKDLKRPLQRLLQVLNLERKEIGAIYFYAILAGVLQLAMPLGIQAIINFVLAGRLSTSIIVLIILVVISVFLTGLLQVNQMKIIEKIQQRIFTRYSFEFAWRIPRLDLKKIDQYYLPEFVNRFFDTVNLEKSLSRLLLDIPAALIQVLFGLILLSLYANVFIIFSLLVVLILVVIIRVTYARGLSTSLDESEYKYEVAGWLQEIARVLKSFQFSRGSSLPIDKTDALVTKYLHARTSHFRILLMQYWTLIGFKILITAGMLIVGAVLLVGNEINVGQFAAAEIVILLVLASVEKLIRSLDKVYDILTSVEKLGKVIDKPLESEGTLQPDPSANGLSITVNDLHFSYNDQTSILHQLSFNVKQGEKVCINGGDGSGKSTLLKLLTGAYADFGGSILINDIPIGNYNPALLRAETGILFHQQDIFEGSLYENIALGDTTVTIPQITSLATQLGISDFISSLKNGFDTQIDAAGKRLSSAVIRKVLLLRALVSHPKLLLLEEPWFGFDADCREKVQQYLLQQIPGTTVLVISNDEAFARKCDRVLYMQDGRIVKEEQPTVNP